A genomic stretch from Candidatus Rokuibacteriota bacterium includes:
- a CDS encoding archease — MVGRGATLPEAFAQVALGVFALLADPASVEERDAREVRAHGGAPETLLVNWLNECLYVLDVEGFVPRRVEFTIFALDASAPGGEPLRLHCRLHGEDLDPARHIPRETVRGISKDGAAVLAVGDGSEARVIIQGGGGPNA; from the coding sequence GTGGTCGGCCGCGGCGCGACGTTGCCGGAGGCCTTCGCGCAGGTGGCCCTCGGCGTGTTCGCCCTCCTGGCGGATCCGGCCTCGGTCGAGGAGCGTGACGCGCGCGAGGTCCGTGCCCACGGTGGAGCACCCGAGACTCTCCTCGTGAATTGGCTCAACGAGTGCCTGTACGTGCTGGACGTCGAGGGCTTCGTCCCACGGCGAGTCGAGTTCACGATCTTCGCTCTCGATGCTTCCGCCCCGGGCGGCGAGCCGCTGCGCCTGCACTGCCGCCTCCACGGGGAAGATCTCGACCCGGCCCGCCACATCCCGCGGGAAACGGTGCGCGGGATCAGCAAAGACGGTGCCGCGGTGCTCGCAGTTGGCGACGGGTCTGAAGCGCGTGTCATCATCCAGGGCGGTGGTGGCCCGAATGCGTAG
- the lpxC gene encoding UDP-3-O-acyl-N-acetylglucosamine deacetylase, with translation MLYTRRGMSYQRTIRRQVSVEGIGLHSGEPVKLTLSPAAADTGILFRAADGTLVPADIEHVVDGRAATTLGAFGVRVRTIEHLMAAAAALGIDNFVADVSAEEVPALDGSAKPFVDLLYSAGAVTLPVPRRAVTVREPVRVGDGNRWLEIAPSDVFRITYTLDNPHPVVGCQVVSLDVSESVFVDELAPARTYGFLKDVAAMRKNGLARGGSLDNAVVVGKRSVLNDSLRFEDEFVRHKMLDLVGDLWLLGRPLTGHITARNAGHALNHELVAAMMDALAAERRQRVARPQTQAPGTLAGRLERLVPGNGLSSHPGIAAL, from the coding sequence TTGCTCTATACCCGCCGCGGTATGAGCTACCAGCGGACGATCAGGCGGCAGGTTTCGGTGGAAGGTATTGGGCTTCATTCCGGCGAACCGGTCAAGCTCACGCTGTCCCCCGCCGCCGCTGACACCGGCATTCTCTTCCGAGCGGCTGACGGGACCCTGGTCCCGGCCGACATTGAGCATGTCGTAGACGGGCGTGCGGCAACCACGCTCGGCGCCTTCGGCGTGCGGGTGCGCACCATCGAGCATCTGATGGCCGCCGCCGCCGCGCTCGGCATCGACAACTTCGTGGCCGACGTCAGCGCCGAGGAGGTCCCCGCCCTCGACGGCAGCGCCAAGCCCTTCGTGGACCTGCTCTACTCTGCGGGCGCCGTCACGCTGCCAGTTCCGCGCCGCGCGGTCACCGTCCGCGAGCCCGTGCGCGTCGGGGACGGCAACCGCTGGCTCGAGATCGCCCCTTCGGACGTCTTCCGCATCACCTACACGCTCGACAACCCGCATCCCGTCGTGGGCTGCCAGGTCGTCTCCCTCGATGTGAGCGAGAGTGTGTTCGTGGACGAGCTGGCCCCGGCCCGGACCTACGGCTTCCTGAAGGACGTGGCGGCCATGCGGAAGAACGGGCTGGCACGCGGCGGCTCCCTCGACAATGCCGTCGTGGTCGGCAAGCGTTCGGTGCTCAACGACAGCCTCCGCTTCGAGGACGAGTTCGTCCGGCACAAGATGCTCGACCTGGTGGGCGACCTCTGGCTCCTGGGCCGCCCGCTCACGGGTCACATCACGGCCAGGAACGCCGGCCACGCGCTCAACCACGAGCTGGTCGCCGCCATGATGGACGCCCTCGCCGCCGAGCGGCGCCAGCGGGTCGCGCGGCCGCAGACGCAAGCCCCGGGGACCCTCGCAGGTCGCCTGGAGCGGCTCGTGCCGGGCAACGGCCTCTCGTCCCACCCCGGCATCGCAGCCCTCTAG
- a CDS encoding DUF4390 domain-containing protein yields MSHQASPWVIALVALLVVCLPAPAARAESDLRISNLSIFLNDFDVTVQGVLLGAVPSTLTESLHSGVPVHVRFLVELWQQRFRNRLLQSRTIERQVTYNPATKEYKVVSLGGEEREPFMTKKFREAQRVVSELRAGKLAPDAALDPQELYFIRVRADVSLNGVNSWIARFSGEAAESDWVQSPLLTPTRRQ; encoded by the coding sequence GTGAGCCACCAGGCTAGCCCCTGGGTGATCGCCCTGGTCGCCCTGCTCGTGGTCTGTCTCCCGGCCCCGGCCGCCCGGGCCGAGAGTGACCTCCGCATCAGCAACCTCTCCATCTTCCTCAACGATTTCGACGTCACCGTCCAGGGCGTGCTCTTGGGCGCCGTGCCGTCCACGCTCACCGAGAGCTTGCACAGCGGCGTGCCCGTGCACGTGCGCTTCCTCGTAGAGCTTTGGCAGCAGCGCTTCCGCAACCGGCTCCTGCAATCGCGCACGATCGAGCGCCAGGTGACGTACAACCCCGCGACCAAGGAGTACAAGGTCGTGTCGCTCGGCGGCGAGGAGCGCGAGCCCTTCATGACCAAGAAGTTCCGCGAGGCCCAGCGCGTCGTCTCCGAGCTCCGCGCCGGCAAGCTCGCCCCGGACGCCGCGCTCGACCCCCAGGAGCTCTACTTCATCCGGGTCCGCGCCGACGTCTCGCTCAACGGCGTCAACTCGTGGATCGCCCGGTTCAGCGGAGAGGCGGCCGAGTCGGACTGGGTCCAGTCGCCGCTGCTCACACCCACGAGGCGCCAGTGA
- a CDS encoding ATP-binding protein — protein MSPLIDTPAEQRGHYRRNLLIVSGGLALLALAWWGFKVWLHTPQVPLASNLAVFALFNLNLIVFLLLVLLLFRNLVKLAFERRQKVLGARFKAKLVLAFLSLSLTPAILIFIIASNFINTSIEGWFKPQVERPLDQALEVAQTYYQGQEAMALRHARYMADVLAREGFMAPNQRPVLQTYLNGQQERLGLAAITVFNRGGQLIVHARDATIGPAVPTKSVNKEQVRQGLAGKEVTTVHELDRGDMIQAIVPIKSSDRGVAGALVVGSYVTQRLESRLRGISQSFQEYKQLRLLKQPLKGIYILLFLLMTLVIVFSATWFGLYLARGITEPIQMLAEGTRAVAAGNLNYKVLVRADDEIGVLVDSFNRMTSDLASSQTKLEYTYRDLQAKHEEVEQRRRYTETVLEAVATGVLSLDPAGRITTINGAAERMLGVPAASAQGQPASAVLRPPMHSELAALIQRMNRLREGALEREVHLRRDGHAVTLLASATVLKGPEGAYLGMVLVFDDLTELLKAQRLAAWREVAQRIAHEIKNPLTPIQLSAQRLRRRLSTDRSPEEKQLLEEATATIVQEVEGLKQLVDEFSRFARMPALQPRATDLGRLLEGVVVLYRESHPGLAIKASFSPDMPPVEVDPDQIKRAVLNLVDNAVEAVGGVGAVTVETIWLPESRRARIVVADDGPGIPAEDKERLFLPYFSTKAGGTGLGLPIVHQIVTDHGGTIWVEDAVPQGTRFVVELPVGRLAVAPAEPEATVKAG, from the coding sequence GTGAGCCCGCTGATCGACACCCCGGCCGAGCAGCGGGGCCATTACCGGCGCAACCTGCTCATCGTCTCCGGCGGGCTCGCGCTCCTGGCCCTGGCGTGGTGGGGGTTCAAGGTCTGGCTTCATACGCCACAGGTTCCCCTCGCCTCCAACCTGGCCGTATTCGCGCTCTTCAACCTGAACCTGATCGTCTTCCTGCTGCTCGTGCTCCTGCTCTTCCGCAACCTGGTCAAGCTCGCCTTCGAGCGGCGGCAGAAGGTCCTGGGCGCCCGGTTCAAGGCCAAGCTTGTCCTCGCCTTCCTGTCGCTGTCGCTGACGCCGGCCATCCTCATCTTCATCATTGCGTCGAACTTCATCAACACGTCGATCGAGGGCTGGTTCAAGCCGCAGGTGGAGCGGCCGCTCGACCAGGCCCTCGAGGTCGCGCAGACGTACTACCAGGGCCAGGAGGCCATGGCCCTGCGCCACGCGCGCTACATGGCCGACGTGCTCGCGCGCGAGGGTTTCATGGCCCCGAACCAGCGCCCGGTGCTGCAGACGTACCTCAACGGCCAGCAGGAGCGGCTCGGGCTCGCCGCCATCACGGTCTTCAACCGCGGCGGCCAGCTGATCGTGCACGCCAGGGACGCGACGATCGGGCCCGCCGTGCCGACGAAGTCGGTGAACAAGGAGCAGGTGAGACAGGGGCTCGCCGGGAAGGAAGTGACGACGGTCCACGAGCTCGATCGGGGCGACATGATCCAGGCCATCGTGCCCATCAAGAGCAGCGACCGCGGAGTCGCGGGCGCGCTCGTCGTCGGCAGCTACGTGACGCAGCGGCTCGAGTCCCGCCTGCGGGGCATCAGCCAGTCCTTCCAGGAGTACAAGCAGCTTCGGCTGCTCAAGCAGCCGCTCAAGGGCATCTACATCCTGCTCTTCCTCCTGATGACCCTCGTCATCGTCTTCTCGGCGACGTGGTTCGGCCTCTACCTCGCGCGCGGCATCACGGAGCCCATCCAGATGCTCGCGGAGGGCACGCGGGCGGTCGCCGCGGGCAACCTGAACTACAAGGTCCTGGTCCGCGCCGACGACGAGATCGGCGTCCTCGTCGACTCCTTCAACCGGATGACGAGCGACCTCGCCTCCTCGCAGACCAAGCTCGAATACACGTACCGCGATCTCCAGGCCAAGCACGAGGAGGTCGAGCAGCGGCGCCGCTATACGGAGACCGTCCTCGAGGCCGTCGCCACGGGCGTGCTCTCGCTCGACCCGGCCGGGCGCATCACGACCATCAACGGCGCCGCCGAGCGCATGCTGGGCGTGCCGGCCGCGTCGGCCCAAGGCCAGCCCGCTTCGGCCGTGCTGCGGCCGCCGATGCACTCCGAGCTCGCCGCGCTGATCCAGCGCATGAACCGGCTGCGCGAGGGCGCGCTCGAGCGCGAGGTCCACCTCCGTCGCGATGGCCACGCGGTCACGCTGCTGGCCTCGGCGACGGTCCTCAAGGGGCCCGAGGGCGCCTACCTGGGCATGGTGCTCGTCTTCGACGACCTGACTGAGCTCCTCAAGGCCCAGCGCCTGGCGGCCTGGCGCGAAGTCGCACAGCGCATCGCGCACGAGATCAAGAACCCGCTGACGCCGATCCAGCTCTCGGCCCAGCGACTCCGGCGCCGGCTGTCCACCGACCGGAGCCCGGAGGAGAAGCAGCTCCTCGAAGAAGCCACGGCCACCATCGTGCAGGAGGTCGAGGGGCTCAAGCAGCTGGTCGACGAGTTCTCGCGCTTCGCGCGGATGCCGGCGCTCCAGCCCCGCGCCACGGACCTCGGGCGCCTGCTCGAGGGCGTGGTCGTCCTCTACCGCGAGTCCCATCCCGGGCTCGCCATCAAGGCGTCGTTCTCGCCCGACATGCCGCCGGTCGAGGTCGACCCGGACCAGATCAAGCGCGCGGTGCTGAACCTCGTGGACAACGCGGTCGAGGCGGTGGGCGGCGTGGGCGCCGTCACGGTCGAGACCATCTGGCTGCCGGAGAGCCGGCGCGCGCGCATCGTCGTCGCAGATGACGGCCCCGGTATCCCGGCCGAGGACAAGGAGCGGCTCTTCCTGCCGTACTTCTCGACCAAGGCCGGCGGCACGGGCCTGGGCCTCCCCATCGTGCACCAGATCGTCACCGACCACGGCGGCACCATCTGGGTCGAGGACGCCGTGCCGCAGGGTACGCGCTTCGTCGTGGAGCTGCCCGTTGGCCGCCTGGCGGTCGCCCCGGCCGAGCCCGAAGCGACAGTGAAGGCCGGCTAG
- a CDS encoding sigma-54 dependent transcriptional regulator, giving the protein MSAEHILIVDDERAIQTSLRGVLEDEGYRVTAVGSAEEALARLADDAPDLVFLDIWMPGMDGLEALAEIKQRRPETAVVMISGHGTIETAVKATKLGAYDFVEKPLSLEKTLLVVERTLEHARLEQQHRQLRERVERGQEIVGKCAVIEELRQQIAVAAPTTGRVLIHGESGSGKELVARAIHARSTRAEGPFVEVNCAAVPEELIESELFGHERGAFTGAVARRRGKFELADGGTLFLDEIGDMSLKTQAKVLRVLEEQAFERVGGKETIRVDVRVITASNQNLQEQIGAGRFREDLFYRLNVIPIEVPPLRKRKEDIPALVEHFIALFSAENGRRPKTIAAEALAYFLTYDWPGNVRELRNMVERLVIMAPRDVIGPEDLPPPLRTREEAEAGDGPQRDRKLKDARDAFERAYILGELRAHEWNMTRTAEKLGIERSHLYRKLKTYGISPPKP; this is encoded by the coding sequence ATGTCGGCCGAGCACATCCTGATCGTGGACGATGAGCGCGCCATCCAGACGTCCCTGCGGGGCGTGCTCGAAGACGAGGGATATCGGGTCACGGCCGTGGGCTCCGCCGAGGAGGCGCTGGCGCGCCTCGCCGACGACGCGCCGGATCTGGTCTTCCTCGACATCTGGATGCCCGGCATGGACGGCCTCGAGGCGCTGGCCGAGATCAAGCAGCGGCGGCCGGAGACGGCCGTGGTGATGATCTCGGGCCACGGCACCATCGAAACCGCCGTCAAGGCGACCAAGCTCGGCGCGTACGACTTCGTGGAAAAGCCGCTCTCCCTCGAGAAGACGCTCCTCGTCGTGGAGCGCACGCTCGAGCATGCCCGCCTGGAGCAGCAGCATCGCCAGCTGCGGGAGCGCGTGGAGCGCGGCCAGGAGATCGTCGGCAAGTGCGCCGTGATCGAGGAGCTGCGCCAGCAGATCGCGGTCGCGGCGCCGACAACGGGGCGCGTCCTCATCCACGGCGAGAGCGGCTCGGGCAAGGAGCTGGTCGCGCGCGCCATCCACGCCCGCTCTACCCGTGCCGAGGGGCCCTTCGTCGAGGTCAACTGCGCCGCGGTACCGGAGGAGCTGATCGAGTCCGAGCTCTTCGGCCACGAGCGGGGCGCCTTCACCGGCGCCGTGGCGCGCCGCCGGGGCAAGTTCGAGCTGGCGGACGGCGGCACGCTCTTCCTCGACGAGATCGGGGACATGAGTCTCAAGACCCAGGCCAAGGTGCTGCGCGTCCTGGAGGAGCAGGCGTTCGAGCGGGTCGGCGGCAAGGAGACGATCCGCGTGGACGTCCGCGTCATCACCGCCTCGAACCAGAACCTCCAGGAGCAGATCGGCGCCGGCCGCTTCCGCGAGGATCTCTTTTATCGGCTTAACGTCATCCCGATCGAGGTGCCGCCGCTCCGCAAGCGCAAGGAGGATATCCCGGCGCTGGTGGAGCACTTCATCGCGCTCTTCTCGGCCGAGAACGGGCGGCGCCCGAAGACCATCGCCGCCGAGGCGCTCGCCTACTTCCTCACCTACGACTGGCCGGGCAACGTGCGCGAGCTCCGCAACATGGTCGAGCGGCTGGTCATCATGGCCCCCCGCGACGTCATCGGTCCAGAGGACCTGCCGCCACCGCTCCGCACCCGCGAGGAGGCGGAGGCCGGCGACGGCCCGCAGCGCGACCGGAAGCTCAAGGACGCCCGCGACGCCTTCGAGCGCGCCTACATCCTGGGCGAGCTGCGCGCGCACGAGTGGAACATGACCCGCACGGCCGAGAAGCTCGGCATCGAGCGCAGTCACCTCTACCGCAAGCTCAAGACCTACGGCATCAGCCCGCCCAAGCCGTAG
- a CDS encoding ABC transporter substrate-binding protein — protein sequence MRRVSGLLSIVLAVALSAVGPALAQSKEPVKIGLSAAVSGGSAASGEAIKRGLLIAIDEINAKGGVLGGRKLELVIRDDEGNPQKGVTIARELVEREKVAAIFGGLHTTVALAQVPVWQELKTPYMGAWAAGTNITRNGQTPNYVFRVSANDDYVDRFLSRYAIEVLKKSKPGLLLENTPWGQSNEAGLTKWFGEKGIKAVGVERFNWNDPDMSPQLLRLKSAGADHIVLVANAPEGAQVLRSKAKLGWDTAMISHWGISGGRFAELTGDLSEGVTFLQTYTFSGKQSDRGQYVLKMLREKYGVKEPGDVIAPVGTANAYDGLHLVALAIDQAGSTDGPKVRDALENLKGEYKGLIKTYKRPFTPEQHDALTDEDYVMVVWKSGKIVPVTMK from the coding sequence ATGCGACGTGTCTCCGGGCTTCTCTCCATCGTGCTGGCTGTCGCGCTCAGCGCCGTCGGTCCGGCGCTTGCCCAATCGAAGGAGCCCGTCAAGATCGGGCTGTCGGCCGCCGTCTCCGGCGGCTCCGCCGCCTCGGGTGAGGCGATCAAGCGCGGGCTCCTGATCGCCATCGACGAGATCAACGCCAAGGGCGGCGTGCTCGGCGGGCGCAAGCTCGAGCTGGTCATTCGCGACGATGAGGGCAACCCCCAGAAGGGCGTCACCATCGCGCGCGAGCTCGTCGAGCGCGAGAAGGTCGCGGCGATCTTCGGCGGCCTGCACACGACGGTAGCGCTCGCGCAGGTGCCGGTCTGGCAGGAGCTCAAGACGCCGTACATGGGCGCCTGGGCCGCCGGCACCAACATCACGCGCAACGGGCAGACGCCGAACTACGTGTTCCGCGTCTCGGCCAACGACGACTACGTCGACCGGTTCCTGTCGCGCTACGCGATCGAGGTGCTGAAGAAGAGCAAGCCGGGCCTGCTGCTCGAGAACACGCCCTGGGGGCAGTCCAACGAGGCCGGCTTGACCAAGTGGTTCGGCGAGAAGGGCATCAAGGCGGTCGGCGTCGAGCGCTTCAACTGGAACGACCCCGACATGAGCCCGCAGCTCCTCCGCCTCAAGAGCGCGGGCGCCGACCACATCGTGCTCGTGGCCAACGCGCCCGAGGGCGCGCAGGTCCTGCGCTCCAAGGCCAAGCTCGGCTGGGACACGGCCATGATCTCGCACTGGGGCATCTCGGGCGGCCGCTTCGCCGAGCTGACAGGCGACCTGTCCGAGGGCGTCACCTTCCTCCAGACGTACACCTTCTCCGGCAAGCAGAGCGACCGCGGCCAGTACGTGCTCAAGATGCTGCGCGAGAAGTACGGCGTGAAGGAGCCGGGCGACGTCATCGCGCCGGTGGGCACGGCGAACGCCTACGACGGCCTCCACCTCGTCGCGCTCGCCATCGACCAGGCCGGATCCACCGACGGGCCCAAGGTCCGCGATGCGCTCGAGAACCTCAAGGGCGAGTACAAGGGGCTCATCAAGACCTACAAGCGGCCGTTCACGCCCGAGCAGCACGACGCGCTGACCGACGAAGACTACGTCATGGTCGTCTGGAAGAGCGGCAAGATCGTCCCGGTGACTATGAAGTAA
- a CDS encoding branched-chain amino acid ABC transporter permease: MLVQLVVTGLALGSMYGLVALGYHITWATSRTMNFSQGHAVMAGAVVAYTVFVALGWPFPLALVITLAALAGYGALVERIAVRPFFLRASPAWLLATIAVGIIAENVAQLTFGKDARAFPSPLMQKPIFVGSAGFYPQELLVPVVGLLLMGVVQLFYHRTSYGKQLKAVAWNPEAAGLMGINIPRAVMASYALSAILAGVAGVLLAPLLNVAPQMGTIIGLKAFAVAIIGGLTSAPGIVIAGLGYGLVEAFTAGYISTRAREIVGFGLVILVLILKPWGLMGDKPSRRV; encoded by the coding sequence TTGCTCGTCCAGCTCGTCGTCACCGGCTTGGCCCTGGGCAGCATGTACGGGCTGGTCGCCCTCGGGTACCACATCACCTGGGCGACCAGCCGGACCATGAACTTCTCCCAGGGCCACGCCGTGATGGCGGGCGCGGTGGTCGCCTACACCGTCTTCGTAGCGCTGGGCTGGCCCTTCCCCCTGGCCCTCGTGATCACGCTGGCCGCGCTCGCCGGCTACGGCGCCCTCGTCGAGCGCATCGCCGTCCGCCCTTTCTTCCTCCGCGCCTCGCCCGCCTGGCTGCTCGCCACCATCGCCGTCGGCATCATCGCGGAGAACGTGGCGCAGCTGACCTTCGGCAAGGACGCGCGCGCCTTCCCCTCGCCGCTCATGCAGAAGCCCATCTTCGTGGGCTCGGCCGGCTTCTATCCTCAAGAGCTCCTGGTGCCGGTAGTGGGGCTCCTGCTCATGGGCGTGGTCCAGCTCTTCTACCACCGGACCTCGTACGGCAAGCAGCTCAAGGCCGTGGCCTGGAACCCCGAGGCCGCCGGGCTCATGGGCATCAACATCCCTCGCGCGGTCATGGCCTCCTACGCGCTCTCGGCCATTCTGGCCGGCGTGGCCGGAGTGCTGCTGGCGCCGCTCCTCAACGTGGCGCCGCAGATGGGCACCATCATCGGGCTCAAGGCCTTCGCCGTCGCCATCATCGGCGGGCTCACCTCCGCGCCCGGCATCGTCATCGCGGGCCTCGGGTACGGGCTCGTCGAGGCCTTCACTGCCGGCTATATCTCCACCCGCGCCCGCGAGATCGTAGGCTTCGGGCTCGTGATCCTGGTGCTGATCCTGAAGCCGTGGGGACTAATGGGCGATAAGCCGTCGAGGCGGGTGTAG
- a CDS encoding branched-chain amino acid ABC transporter ATP-binding protein/permease: MDRLGWAALAAAAAIIPLLTSNTYYLYVAMSVGLLTIVTAGLNVLVGFTGQTSLGHAGLYAFGAYTAALCATRAGLGEWAAIAAAIAVTSVVGAAVAAAALRVSGPYLAMVTIAFGLIVEGVLIEWGSVTGGPGGIFNIPKPALRTHYWTVMLAAALALWLTANLRRSAWGRAFLAVKSSEVAAESLGLSSYYVRIAAFTVSAAFTGAAGALFTFLNGYISPDSFTLQTSIVFLLALLFGGLGRIAGPVAGSLALTILPELLTRLLDYRLILYGALLLVSIYWLPEGVIGKVSKARRAGSRTPSPSPLPLAGRGSKTPSPRWGEGRGEGQPHGPLLTASGVSLAFGGVTALAEVNVAVDGGSVHALIGPNGAGKTSLLNLLSGFYAADAGSIALAGRSIVGLQPYAVARRGIARTFQTAQVFGGLSARENVAVGVAGPRLGTVLGALAGTPGARAREAAIQARAQALLEALGLGDVAEEPAEALAAGLRRKLEIARALATGPLLLMLDEPAAGLSPAEIAALDEQLTALREQGGPAVILVEHHMDLVMAVSDRITVLDYGRVIADGAPDAIRRDRAVIEAYLGSAS; encoded by the coding sequence GTGGACCGGCTGGGCTGGGCCGCCCTCGCCGCGGCGGCTGCCATCATTCCGCTCCTCACGTCCAACACGTACTACCTCTACGTCGCTATGTCCGTCGGGCTCCTGACGATCGTGACGGCCGGGCTCAACGTGCTGGTGGGCTTCACCGGCCAGACCTCGCTCGGCCACGCGGGCCTCTACGCCTTCGGCGCCTACACGGCCGCGCTCTGCGCCACTCGCGCGGGGCTGGGAGAGTGGGCGGCCATCGCCGCGGCCATCGCCGTCACCTCCGTCGTCGGCGCCGCGGTCGCCGCCGCCGCGCTCCGTGTCTCCGGGCCCTATCTCGCGATGGTCACCATCGCCTTCGGCCTGATCGTCGAGGGGGTGCTGATCGAGTGGGGCTCGGTCACCGGCGGGCCCGGCGGGATCTTCAACATCCCCAAGCCCGCGCTCCGCACCCACTACTGGACCGTGATGCTGGCGGCCGCGCTGGCGCTCTGGCTCACCGCCAACCTTCGCCGCTCGGCCTGGGGGCGCGCCTTCCTCGCGGTCAAGAGCAGCGAGGTCGCCGCGGAGTCGCTGGGGCTGTCCTCCTACTACGTGCGCATCGCCGCGTTCACCGTCTCGGCCGCGTTCACGGGCGCGGCAGGGGCGCTCTTCACGTTCCTGAACGGCTACATCTCGCCCGACAGCTTCACGCTGCAGACCTCGATCGTCTTCCTCCTGGCCCTCCTCTTCGGCGGGCTCGGGCGCATCGCCGGCCCCGTCGCGGGCAGCCTCGCGCTCACCATCCTGCCGGAGCTCCTGACCAGGCTCCTGGACTACCGTCTCATCCTCTACGGCGCGCTCTTGCTCGTGTCGATCTACTGGCTGCCCGAAGGCGTGATAGGCAAGGTCTCGAAAGCGCGGCGCGCAGGAAGTCGCACCCCCTCACCCAGCCCTCTCCCCCTCGCGGGGAGAGGGTCCAAGACTCCCTCTCCCCGCTGGGGAGAGGGCCGGGGTGAGGGGCAGCCGCACGGTCCGCTGCTCACCGCGAGCGGAGTGAGCCTCGCGTTCGGCGGCGTCACGGCCCTCGCCGAAGTTAACGTCGCGGTCGACGGCGGAAGCGTCCACGCCCTCATCGGGCCGAATGGCGCCGGCAAGACCTCGCTCCTTAACCTATTGTCGGGCTTCTACGCCGCCGACGCCGGAAGCATCGCGCTCGCCGGCCGCTCCATCGTCGGCCTGCAGCCCTATGCGGTCGCGAGGCGGGGCATCGCCCGCACCTTCCAGACAGCGCAGGTCTTCGGCGGTCTCTCGGCGAGGGAGAACGTCGCGGTGGGCGTCGCGGGCCCTCGGCTCGGTACCGTCCTCGGCGCGCTCGCCGGGACGCCCGGCGCCCGCGCTCGCGAAGCCGCGATCCAGGCGCGCGCCCAGGCGCTGCTCGAAGCGCTCGGGCTCGGCGATGTCGCCGAAGAGCCCGCCGAGGCGCTGGCGGCCGGCCTCCGGCGCAAGCTCGAGATCGCCCGGGCGCTCGCCACAGGGCCCCTGCTCCTGATGCTCGACGAGCCGGCAGCGGGCCTCTCGCCCGCTGAGATCGCGGCGCTGGACGAGCAGTTGACCGCGCTCCGCGAGCAAGGCGGCCCGGCCGTGATCCTCGTGGAGCACCACATGGATCTCGTGATGGCCGTCTCGGACCGGATCACGGTGCTCGACTACGGGCGGGTCATCGCCGACGGAGCTCCTGACGCGATCCGCCGCGACCGGGCGGTGATCGAGGCCTACCTGGGCTCCGCGTCATGA
- a CDS encoding ABC transporter ATP-binding protein, with amino-acid sequence MSALAVSGLRVSYGAVAVLHDVTLDVRPGEIVCVIGANGAGKTTLLKTIAGVLRPVAGQVVADGRDIAGRPSWWVARHGIALVPEGRGVFADQSVRDNLMLGALARSSGRDAAAVRADLESALTLFPALAEKLELPAGALSGGQQQMLAVARGLMARPRVLLLDEPSLGLAPILVREIFAAIERLRTQGVTVLLVEQMAAQALALADRAYVLERGRITLEGPAREVRSNPAVIDAYLGRRANAGAP; translated from the coding sequence ATGAGCGCGCTCGCGGTCTCCGGGCTCCGCGTCTCCTACGGCGCCGTCGCCGTCCTCCACGACGTCACGCTGGACGTCCGGCCGGGGGAGATCGTCTGCGTCATCGGGGCCAACGGCGCGGGCAAGACGACCTTGCTGAAGACCATCGCCGGTGTCCTCCGTCCCGTCGCGGGTCAGGTCGTCGCGGACGGCCGGGACATCGCCGGCCGGCCCTCGTGGTGGGTGGCGCGGCACGGCATCGCGCTCGTGCCCGAGGGGCGCGGCGTCTTCGCGGACCAGAGCGTGCGCGACAACCTCATGCTGGGCGCCCTGGCGCGCTCGAGCGGGCGCGACGCTGCGGCGGTCCGCGCGGACCTCGAGAGCGCCCTCACCCTCTTCCCCGCCCTCGCCGAAAAGCTCGAGCTTCCCGCCGGCGCCCTCTCCGGCGGCCAGCAGCAGATGCTGGCGGTGGCGCGCGGGCTCATGGCCAGGCCGCGCGTGCTGCTGCTCGACGAGCCGTCATTGGGCCTGGCGCCCATCCTCGTGCGGGAGATCTTCGCCGCGATCGAGCGATTGAGAACCCAAGGCGTGACGGTTTTGCTGGTCGAGCAGATGGCCGCACAGGCCCTGGCACTGGCCGACCGCGCCTATGTCCTCGAGCGCGGGCGCATCACGCTCGAAGGCCCCGCCCGGGAGGTTCGAAGCAATCCGGCGGTGATCGACGCGTACCTCGGGCGCCGCGCCAACGCGGGCGCGCCTTGA